One window of Vicinamibacterales bacterium genomic DNA carries:
- a CDS encoding glycosyltransferase family 39 protein, giving the protein MTVSLQHRSRPGAMYAALFAAAFVPRALYLLYARPAPENYQWALASSLLTNGSLSLDGVTTTAYEPLYPLFLAGARLLVGNHAGLVRVIQCGVAAVGAVLLYRLTAALTGRWRAGVIAASLYAAYPLLIRYAVDLSDTTLTAALLVGFAGAFLTADTARRSAGAGAWLGFVMLTRAMALPLVFLGTALLWRDRGWRAAAAFAATAVLVVAPYMVRNHALNGALLPTRSGLNLFISNCDQTAGIVPEYGPDILEDYAASVLDRRGGIAGPASPARERAEDAAYTRLAFAHVAANPLGTLALKLRNIWYFFSPMLTPSRDPRAAAVFHLDAKGQFTVANSRPRPAVDRVAYTLSYVPVAAFALVGVWIRRREFRGDAILWAVVATFAVVHAVYFPTTRYRAPIEFVLFVYAAVAIDRRCFGNHPLSDTVRRAT; this is encoded by the coding sequence GTGACAGTCTCTCTCCAGCATCGATCCCGCCCTGGCGCGATGTACGCGGCGCTGTTTGCGGCGGCGTTCGTGCCCCGCGCCCTGTATCTCCTGTATGCGCGGCCCGCGCCGGAGAATTACCAGTGGGCGCTCGCCAGCAGTCTGCTCACGAACGGATCGCTGAGCCTCGACGGAGTGACGACCACGGCCTACGAGCCGCTCTACCCGCTGTTCCTGGCTGGCGCGCGCTTGTTGGTCGGCAACCATGCAGGGCTCGTGCGGGTGATTCAATGCGGAGTCGCCGCCGTCGGCGCCGTCCTGCTCTATCGGCTGACCGCGGCGCTCACCGGCCGGTGGCGCGCCGGCGTCATCGCCGCGTCGCTGTACGCCGCCTATCCGCTGCTGATTCGCTATGCCGTCGATCTGAGCGACACGACGCTTACGGCGGCGCTGCTCGTCGGGTTCGCCGGCGCGTTCCTGACGGCCGATACGGCTCGACGCAGCGCGGGAGCCGGCGCCTGGCTCGGCTTCGTGATGCTGACGCGGGCGATGGCGCTGCCGCTCGTCTTCCTGGGCACTGCCCTTCTGTGGCGCGATCGCGGCTGGCGCGCCGCCGCGGCGTTTGCCGCGACCGCCGTCCTCGTCGTCGCACCCTATATGGTCCGCAACCATGCCCTGAACGGCGCGCTGCTGCCGACTCGCAGCGGCCTGAATCTGTTCATCTCCAACTGCGATCAGACGGCGGGGATCGTGCCGGAGTACGGGCCCGACATCCTGGAAGACTATGCCGCGTCGGTGCTGGATCGTCGCGGTGGCATCGCCGGCCCGGCGTCACCCGCGCGTGAACGCGCAGAAGACGCGGCGTACACCCGCCTGGCGTTCGCCCACGTGGCGGCCAATCCACTGGGAACGCTCGCGCTGAAGCTGCGCAACATCTGGTACTTCTTCTCGCCGATGCTGACGCCGTCGCGCGATCCCAGGGCGGCGGCCGTCTTTCACCTGGACGCGAAAGGCCAGTTCACGGTCGCGAACAGCCGGCCCCGCCCGGCCGTCGATCGCGTCGCCTATACCCTCTCGTACGTGCCGGTGGCCGCGTTCGCACTGGTCGGCGTCTGGATCCGGCGCCGCGAGTTCCGCGGCGACGCCATACTGTGGGCCGTGGTCGCCACGTTTGCCGTGGTGCACGCCGTCTATTTCCCGACAACACGTTATCGCGCACCGATCGAGTTCGTGCTGTTCGTGTACGCCGCGGTAGCGATCGACCGGCGCTGTTTTGGGAATCACCCGCTGAGCGACACCGTCAGACGGGCCACCTGA
- a CDS encoding family 43 glycosylhydrolase gives MTRFGLATAAMLLAIAPALALDGQPAMHDPSTVIEAGGKFYVYATGNGLPAFQSDDGWTWHRAGSVMPSVPGGKPGPDVIARGGNNSWAPDIIRAGDKYFLYYAAPGTQPKAAVGLLVGRTLDPASPDYKWEDGGPVVWSDGIEDSNAIDPGVMRDPTNGTMWLTYGSYFGYIRLVELDPKTGKRLRPEAKPVNIAINSEASVMIFREGWYYLLVTHGSCCAGGNSSYNIRMGRARKVTGPFLDNMGIDMLQGGGKLFAGSSGRHIGVGHFGLLDLGDGVQKFSCHYESDLDRGGISVLDIRPLLWRDGWPVAGDNVTSGTYEIESARTGTALEMAVQGVPVGGARGRGGAGRGGPPAGRGAPPPGSADAPPPAPPPPVPNQDAAQVGTAWPAGPVNARMGPYMLQAQQKWSITAVDNAGGYPGSPYFKITIAGTERALSATADAELTVVPAFGGGPDQLWRIDQLTDGTYRLMPKAVPNAKEPLALAAVGSSMPTLEKFNAGSDRQRWLLKTP, from the coding sequence GTGACGCGATTCGGTCTCGCGACCGCCGCGATGCTGCTCGCGATCGCACCCGCGCTCGCGCTGGACGGTCAGCCCGCCATGCATGATCCGTCGACGGTCATCGAGGCGGGCGGCAAGTTCTACGTCTACGCGACGGGCAACGGACTGCCCGCATTCCAGTCGGATGACGGCTGGACGTGGCATCGAGCCGGCTCGGTGATGCCGTCCGTTCCTGGCGGCAAGCCTGGGCCAGACGTCATCGCGCGCGGCGGCAACAACTCGTGGGCGCCAGACATCATTCGCGCCGGTGACAAGTACTTTCTCTATTACGCCGCGCCCGGAACCCAGCCCAAGGCGGCTGTGGGGCTGCTCGTGGGGCGCACGCTCGATCCCGCATCGCCGGACTACAAATGGGAGGACGGCGGTCCCGTCGTCTGGTCGGACGGCATCGAGGACAGCAACGCGATCGATCCCGGTGTGATGCGGGATCCGACGAACGGCACGATGTGGCTCACCTACGGCTCGTACTTCGGCTACATCCGGCTCGTCGAGCTGGATCCGAAAACCGGCAAGCGCCTGCGTCCCGAAGCCAAGCCGGTGAACATCGCCATCAACTCCGAAGCGTCGGTGATGATCTTCCGCGAGGGCTGGTACTACCTGCTCGTAACGCACGGATCATGCTGCGCCGGCGGCAACTCCAGCTACAACATCCGCATGGGCCGGGCCAGAAAAGTGACCGGCCCGTTCCTCGACAACATGGGCATCGACATGCTGCAGGGCGGCGGCAAGCTGTTCGCGGGATCGAGCGGCCGTCACATCGGTGTCGGGCATTTCGGGCTGCTGGATCTCGGCGATGGTGTGCAGAAGTTCTCCTGCCATTACGAATCGGATCTCGATCGCGGTGGTATCAGCGTGCTCGACATTCGCCCGTTGCTGTGGCGCGACGGGTGGCCGGTTGCCGGCGACAACGTCACGAGCGGCACCTATGAGATCGAGTCGGCGCGCACGGGAACGGCGCTGGAGATGGCGGTCCAGGGTGTGCCCGTCGGCGGCGCTCGTGGGCGTGGCGGAGCCGGCCGCGGCGGGCCACCGGCCGGACGCGGCGCGCCACCGCCCGGATCCGCGGATGCGCCGCCGCCAGCACCTCCTCCCCCCGTTCCGAACCAGGACGCGGCGCAGGTTGGCACCGCTTGGCCAGCCGGCCCCGTCAACGCCCGAATGGGGCCGTACATGCTGCAGGCGCAGCAGAAATGGTCCATCACGGCGGTCGACAATGCCGGTGGTTATCCGGGGTCGCCCTATTTCAAGATCACCATCGCAGGTACTGAGCGTGCGCTCTCAGCCACCGCGGATGCGGAGCTCACCGTCGTCCCCGCGTTTGGTGGCGGACCCGATCAACTCTGGCGCATCGATCAGCTGACCGACGGTACCTATCGGCTGATGCCGAAAGCTGTGCCGAACGCGAAAGAGCCGCTGGCGCTCGCGGCGGTGGGCAGCAGCATGCCAACGCTCGAAAAATTCAACGCGGGGAGCGATCGCCAGCGATGGCTGCTCAAGACACCATGA
- a CDS encoding alpha/beta fold hydrolase has product MTDARTSHRGVAALAMAVAATGGFLTVAAQVKTNVPDPVPGARPAIVERIKIHGKALEGNLEGDAVDRDAIVFLPPSYNQDRTRRYPVVYALHGYSIGAEQWSQEIHVPQTIEGAFAKGAHEVIVVLPDSKTVHNGSMYSSSVTTGDFENYVARDVVAYMDAHYRTMATRESRGLVGHSMGGYGATRIGMKHADVFGSLYIMSPCCLSARASGGGRGAPAPNAAANDEALAAVKTPADSAKLPFGLRAQLASAAAWSPNPKNPPLYLDLPIGEQAPAVLAKWAANAPLAFVDQYVLELKRYRAIAMDVGDQDGLRVDAGRLHDVFDQYGIANSFEIYPGTHTSDVAARFQEHVMPFFSRTLSFEAVKR; this is encoded by the coding sequence ATGACGGACGCCAGAACTTCACATCGAGGCGTCGCCGCGCTGGCGATGGCCGTCGCGGCCACGGGCGGCTTCCTTACGGTTGCCGCCCAGGTCAAGACGAACGTGCCAGATCCCGTGCCGGGCGCGCGCCCGGCTATTGTCGAGCGCATCAAAATCCATGGAAAGGCGCTCGAAGGGAATCTCGAAGGAGATGCCGTCGATCGCGACGCGATCGTCTTCCTGCCCCCGAGCTACAACCAGGACCGCACGCGGCGGTACCCGGTGGTCTATGCGCTGCACGGCTACTCGATCGGAGCGGAGCAGTGGAGCCAGGAAATCCATGTGCCGCAGACGATCGAAGGGGCGTTCGCGAAAGGGGCGCACGAGGTAATCGTCGTGCTGCCCGACTCGAAAACGGTGCACAACGGCTCGATGTATTCGAGTTCGGTGACGACCGGCGATTTCGAGAACTACGTCGCGCGCGACGTGGTTGCGTACATGGATGCACACTATCGAACCATGGCGACGCGCGAGAGCCGCGGCCTCGTCGGGCACTCGATGGGCGGCTACGGCGCCACACGGATCGGCATGAAACACGCGGACGTATTCGGCAGCCTCTACATCATGAGCCCGTGCTGCCTGTCGGCGCGCGCCAGCGGCGGGGGCCGCGGCGCTCCGGCGCCGAACGCCGCCGCCAACGACGAGGCGCTGGCCGCAGTCAAGACCCCAGCCGATTCGGCGAAGCTGCCGTTCGGGCTCCGGGCGCAACTGGCTTCGGCCGCCGCCTGGTCGCCGAACCCGAAGAACCCGCCGCTGTACCTCGATTTGCCGATTGGCGAGCAGGCGCCTGCGGTCCTGGCGAAATGGGCCGCCAACGCGCCGTTGGCGTTCGTCGACCAGTACGTCCTCGAGTTGAAGCGCTATCGCGCCATCGCGATGGACGTCGGCGACCAGGACGGATTGCGCGTCGACGCCGGCAGACTGCACGATGTGTTCGATCAGTACGGGATCGCGAACAGCTTCGAGATCTATCCAGGGACGCACACCAGCGACGTCGCGGCCCGCTTCCAGGAGCATGTGATGCCGTTCTTCAGCCGGACGCTGTCGTTCGAGGCGGTCAAGCGGTGA